From the Primulina tabacum isolate GXHZ01 chromosome 3, ASM2559414v2, whole genome shotgun sequence genome, one window contains:
- the LOC142540982 gene encoding protein HEADING DATE REPRESSOR 1-like isoform X3 — MGGKSSDDKADALNVDKSIDKPQESSPLDKEHEEPIDLSTLSEKRKALFEPLDPMLNTNGKRPSAESLLPPPDFESASYPKGWLIGKKRKLVNVDVVESMRRIAVQEMNRKDREIDGLNEQLEEDSRCLEHLQLRLLDERSKRTEVERQNAMLQNQITLLMDMLQENDAMVQDEPDDGA; from the exons ATGGGCGGAAAGAGCTCAGACGACAAGGCGGATGCTTTGAACGTGGATAAATCCATAGACAAACCACAAGAATCGTCTCCATTGGACAAGGAGCACGAGGAGCCGATTGATTTATCTACCCTTTCTGAGAAACGGAAGGCCTTGTTCGAACCTTTGGATCCGATGCTGAACACCAATGGCAAGCGTCCTTCGGCAGAATCATTACTCCCACCCCCGGATTTCGAATCTGCTAGTTATCCAAAAGGTTGGCTGATCGGGAAAAAACGGAAGCTTGTCAACGTGGATGTTGTCGAAAGTATGCGGAGGATTGCAGTGCAGGAAATGAACCGTAAG GATCGAGAGATTGATGGACTTAACGAGCAATTAGAAGAGGATTCTCGATGCCTGGAGCACCTTCAACTTCGGCTGCTGGATGAACGGAGCAAGCGTACTGAAGTCGAAAGACAGAACGCCATGTTGCAGAACCAGATTACATTGTTAATGGACATGTTGCAGGAAAACGATGCCATGGTTCAGGACGAACCGGATGATGGGGCGTAA
- the LOC142540982 gene encoding protein HEADING DATE REPRESSOR 1-like isoform X2, whose product MENGQKNMNSLSGFSPVSSTPVYWKSRKRSAMGGKSSDDKADALNVDKSIDKPQESSPLDKEHEEPIDLSTLSEKRKALFEPLDPMLNTNGKRPSAESLLPPPDFESASYPKGWLIGKKRKLVNVDVVESMRRIAVQEMNRKDREIDGLNEQLEEDSRCLEHLQLRLLDERSKRTEVERQNAMLQNQITLLMDMLQENDAMVQDEPDDGA is encoded by the exons ATGGAAAACGGGCAGAAGAATATGAACAGCTTGAGTGGGTTCTCTCCTGTTTCTTCCACTCCCGTTTACTGGAAATCGAGGAAAAGATCCG CAATGGGCGGAAAGAGCTCAGACGACAAGGCGGATGCTTTGAACGTGGATAAATCCATAGACAAACCACAAGAATCGTCTCCATTGGACAAGGAGCACGAGGAGCCGATTGATTTATCTACCCTTTCTGAGAAACGGAAGGCCTTGTTCGAACCTTTGGATCCGATGCTGAACACCAATGGCAAGCGTCCTTCGGCAGAATCATTACTCCCACCCCCGGATTTCGAATCTGCTAGTTATCCAAAAGGTTGGCTGATCGGGAAAAAACGGAAGCTTGTCAACGTGGATGTTGTCGAAAGTATGCGGAGGATTGCAGTGCAGGAAATGAACCGTAAG GATCGAGAGATTGATGGACTTAACGAGCAATTAGAAGAGGATTCTCGATGCCTGGAGCACCTTCAACTTCGGCTGCTGGATGAACGGAGCAAGCGTACTGAAGTCGAAAGACAGAACGCCATGTTGCAGAACCAGATTACATTGTTAATGGACATGTTGCAGGAAAACGATGCCATGGTTCAGGACGAACCGGATGATGGGGCGTAA
- the LOC142540982 gene encoding protein HEADING DATE REPRESSOR 1-like isoform X1, giving the protein MENGQKNMNSLSGFSPVSSTPVYWKSRKRSAPPAMGGKSSDDKADALNVDKSIDKPQESSPLDKEHEEPIDLSTLSEKRKALFEPLDPMLNTNGKRPSAESLLPPPDFESASYPKGWLIGKKRKLVNVDVVESMRRIAVQEMNRKDREIDGLNEQLEEDSRCLEHLQLRLLDERSKRTEVERQNAMLQNQITLLMDMLQENDAMVQDEPDDGA; this is encoded by the exons ATGGAAAACGGGCAGAAGAATATGAACAGCTTGAGTGGGTTCTCTCCTGTTTCTTCCACTCCCGTTTACTGGAAATCGAGGAAAAGATCCG CTCCTCCAGCAATGGGCGGAAAGAGCTCAGACGACAAGGCGGATGCTTTGAACGTGGATAAATCCATAGACAAACCACAAGAATCGTCTCCATTGGACAAGGAGCACGAGGAGCCGATTGATTTATCTACCCTTTCTGAGAAACGGAAGGCCTTGTTCGAACCTTTGGATCCGATGCTGAACACCAATGGCAAGCGTCCTTCGGCAGAATCATTACTCCCACCCCCGGATTTCGAATCTGCTAGTTATCCAAAAGGTTGGCTGATCGGGAAAAAACGGAAGCTTGTCAACGTGGATGTTGTCGAAAGTATGCGGAGGATTGCAGTGCAGGAAATGAACCGTAAG GATCGAGAGATTGATGGACTTAACGAGCAATTAGAAGAGGATTCTCGATGCCTGGAGCACCTTCAACTTCGGCTGCTGGATGAACGGAGCAAGCGTACTGAAGTCGAAAGACAGAACGCCATGTTGCAGAACCAGATTACATTGTTAATGGACATGTTGCAGGAAAACGATGCCATGGTTCAGGACGAACCGGATGATGGGGCGTAA